One genomic region from Bradyrhizobium icense encodes:
- a CDS encoding histone, translating into MAKKSKKAKKAKKSKKAKKAVAAKKKSAKKAAKKSAKKGAKKSAKKSAKKSAKKAAKKSKAAPKAAKKSPARKRKAAAKPAAPKAEPAMATPEPEPAPSWASPEPSNPSWSSSSSNGGDQH; encoded by the coding sequence ATGGCGAAGAAGAGTAAGAAGGCGAAGAAGGCTAAAAAGTCCAAGAAGGCCAAGAAGGCCGTAGCGGCGAAGAAGAAGTCGGCGAAGAAGGCTGCGAAGAAATCGGCGAAGAAGGGCGCCAAGAAATCCGCCAAGAAGTCGGCGAAGAAATCCGCCAAGAAGGCGGCCAAGAAGTCGAAGGCCGCGCCGAAGGCCGCAAAGAAGAGCCCGGCCAGGAAAAGGAAAGCGGCTGCCAAGCCCGCCGCTCCCAAGGCGGAGCCGGCGATGGCGACGCCTGAGCCCGAGCCTGCGCCGAGCTGGGCTTCTCCGGAGCCGTCCAACCCCTCGTGGAGTTCGAGCTCCTCGAACGGTGGCGACCAGCACTAG
- a CDS encoding TorF family putative porin, giving the protein MKKVALLATALAMVSGSALAADMAYKAVKAPPPVAFDPWDVAFGSAITNDYVFRGITQSNHKPSVSAYFEPRYNVTKDVQLYVGVAGASISFANRAAAEIDAYGGIRATFGAFAFDVGAWGYLYPGGTCHYGAATDTAGVPLSNECQVNALLNGNVIKKDLDFFEVYGKVNYTFNDNFSLGGNVYYSPNFLNTGAEGTYASIVGKAIAPSAWFGASGIGMYVSGEFGRQWLGTSDSFYGVPAFPNGINYADYNTWNVGIGFTYKVFTLDFRYSDTNLSQGDCNAFTSDHTATFNGSFTPINPSGVGSKWCGAAGIVKLSADLTAMTNLK; this is encoded by the coding sequence ATGAAGAAAGTGGCTTTGTTGGCAACGGCGCTGGCAATGGTTTCGGGTTCGGCTCTCGCGGCGGACATGGCTTACAAGGCCGTCAAGGCGCCGCCGCCGGTCGCGTTCGATCCCTGGGATGTCGCCTTCGGCAGCGCGATCACCAACGACTACGTCTTCCGCGGCATTACCCAGTCCAACCACAAGCCTTCGGTCAGCGCCTATTTCGAGCCGCGCTACAACGTCACCAAGGACGTCCAGCTCTACGTCGGCGTGGCCGGCGCAAGCATCTCTTTCGCCAACCGTGCCGCCGCTGAAATTGACGCTTACGGCGGTATCCGTGCGACGTTCGGCGCCTTCGCCTTCGACGTCGGCGCCTGGGGCTACCTCTATCCGGGCGGCACCTGCCACTACGGTGCGGCAACTGACACTGCGGGCGTGCCGCTCAGCAACGAATGCCAGGTCAATGCCCTGCTTAACGGCAACGTCATCAAGAAGGACCTCGACTTCTTCGAGGTCTACGGCAAGGTGAACTACACCTTCAACGACAACTTCTCGCTCGGCGGCAACGTCTATTATTCGCCGAACTTCCTGAACACCGGCGCCGAAGGCACCTATGCTTCGATCGTCGGCAAGGCGATCGCGCCGAGCGCCTGGTTCGGCGCCAGCGGCATCGGCATGTATGTGTCAGGCGAGTTCGGTCGCCAGTGGCTCGGCACGTCAGACTCATTCTACGGCGTTCCTGCGTTCCCGAACGGCATCAACTATGCCGATTACAACACTTGGAACGTCGGCATTGGCTTCACCTACAAGGTGTTCACGCTGGACTTCCGTTACTCCGACACCAACCTGTCTCAGGGCGATTGTAACGCCTTCACGAGCGACCATACCGCGACGTTCAACGGCAGCTTCACGCCAATCAATCCGTCTGGCGTCGGCTCCAAGTGGTGCGGCGCCGCCGGTATCGTCAAGCTCTCGGCCGACCTGACCGCGATGACCAACCTGAAGTAA
- a CDS encoding META domain-containing protein: protein MISFARMSKPAASILLITAALHLSPALADDGFPFGSEMTLDVDRQRGSKRIPNLEIGDKGEVVLELWCKGGKGQFSVAGNTVIFVPGAMENRTCPPDRAQQDDELIAALAEAGTWKRQGDFVSFVGAKTLRFRINTN, encoded by the coding sequence ATGATTTCATTCGCGCGCATGTCGAAGCCGGCGGCATCAATTCTGCTGATCACCGCCGCACTTCATCTCAGCCCGGCGCTCGCCGATGACGGTTTTCCGTTCGGCTCGGAAATGACGCTCGACGTGGATCGTCAGCGCGGGTCGAAGCGGATTCCCAATCTCGAGATCGGCGACAAGGGCGAGGTGGTACTGGAACTCTGGTGTAAGGGCGGCAAGGGCCAGTTTTCGGTCGCCGGCAACACCGTGATCTTCGTTCCCGGCGCGATGGAGAACCGCACCTGTCCGCCGGATCGCGCGCAGCAGGATGACGAATTGATCGCAGCGCTCGCCGAGGCGGGCACCTGGAAGCGGCAGGGCGATTTCGTGTCGTTCGTCGGCGCGAAAACGCTGCGCTTCCGCATCAACACGAACTAG
- a CDS encoding antibiotic biosynthesis monooxygenase: protein MYAAIRQGKAKAGKAEELTRRIKEGAIPVISGVEGFMGYYVVYAPDDTVIAISLFNNFAAAEESNKRALAWIEHDLAPLLTGPATATAGPVIVHTLA from the coding sequence ATGTACGCCGCAATCCGTCAGGGCAAGGCCAAGGCCGGCAAGGCCGAAGAACTGACACGCAGGATCAAGGAGGGCGCGATTCCCGTCATCAGCGGCGTCGAAGGCTTCATGGGCTACTATGTGGTCTACGCGCCCGACGATACGGTGATCGCGATCAGCCTGTTCAACAACTTTGCCGCCGCCGAAGAATCCAACAAGCGCGCGCTGGCGTGGATCGAGCACGACCTGGCGCCGCTGTTGACCGGGCCGGCCACCGCGACGGCAGGGCCGGTGATCGTCCACACGTTGGCTTGA
- a CDS encoding SgcJ/EcaC family oxidoreductase: protein MQSSPKLASAALALCMVVLSLGSSALAEPKAEVAAATSGWGQVLGEGDPEKVLPLYSDDAVLWGTLSPTVRSDRAALRDYFVGAFKVLPSLKVTFGDQLIRVYGNAAVNTGYYTFSYVKDGETKTLPARYSFTYVKNGQRWLIVDHHSSAMPSTSR from the coding sequence ATGCAATCTTCTCCAAAATTGGCGAGCGCAGCACTTGCCCTGTGCATGGTGGTGTTGTCGCTTGGCTCCAGCGCCTTGGCCGAGCCGAAGGCGGAAGTGGCGGCGGCGACTTCGGGATGGGGGCAGGTTCTTGGCGAAGGCGATCCCGAAAAGGTGTTGCCGCTCTATTCGGACGATGCCGTGCTCTGGGGCACACTGTCGCCGACCGTGCGCTCCGACCGGGCGGCGCTACGAGACTATTTCGTGGGCGCCTTCAAGGTTCTGCCCAGCCTCAAGGTAACCTTCGGCGATCAACTGATCCGCGTGTACGGCAATGCAGCGGTCAATACCGGCTACTACACGTTCTCTTATGTGAAGGATGGCGAGACGAAGACCTTGCCCGCGCGCTACAGCTTCACCTATGTCAAGAACGGCCAGCGTTGGCTGATCGTCGACCACCATTCCTCGGCCATGCCATCAACCTCGAGGTAG
- a CDS encoding cupin domain-containing protein, with amino-acid sequence MKKLLLTATGLIALSIPAMAQNTEVRVMPDTLTWKDNPAFPKGVQIATLVGDPTKAGEVVVLRIKFPPNFQMPPHTHPYSEVVTVISGDVGSSHGDKFEKKGDLLKPGSLWVYPARHSHYAWTGNEEGILQVQFIGPGGIDYINPADDPRKQ; translated from the coding sequence ATGAAAAAGTTGCTGCTAACGGCGACCGGTTTGATTGCGCTCTCCATTCCGGCAATGGCCCAAAATACCGAGGTCCGGGTGATGCCCGATACGCTCACCTGGAAGGATAATCCAGCCTTTCCGAAGGGCGTTCAGATTGCGACCCTGGTCGGTGATCCGACGAAAGCGGGCGAGGTCGTTGTCTTGCGCATCAAGTTTCCACCTAACTTCCAGATGCCTCCGCATACGCATCCCTATTCCGAAGTTGTTACAGTCATAAGCGGTGACGTCGGCAGCAGCCATGGTGATAAATTCGAAAAGAAGGGTGATCTGCTGAAGCCAGGCTCGCTATGGGTGTACCCCGCAAGACACTCGCACTACGCCTGGACCGGAAACGAGGAAGGGATACTTCAAGTCCAATTTATCGGCCCTGGTGGCATCGATTACATCAATCCGGCTGACGATCCGCGCAAACAGTAG
- a CDS encoding FAD-linked oxidase C-terminal domain-containing protein encodes MAIMMPASDQAVLERREAIVAALRAIVPGEGVIDSAAEMLAYESDGLTAYRQPPMVVVLPDTTEQVSRVLKYCFEQGIKVVPRGSGTSLSGGALPLVDGVLLGLGKFKRIREIDFDNRVVVTEPGVTNLAISQAVAHAGFYYAPDPSSQIACSIGGNVAENSGGVHCLKYGMTTNNVLGCEIVLMSGEILRIGGKAAENAGYDLMGIITGSEGLLGVITEITVRILQKPETARALMVGFAEVEAAGECVARIIGAGIIPGGMEMMDKPAIHAAEAFVHAGYPLDVEALLIIELDGPGVEVDELIKRVEAIAQGCGSTSCQISTSEAERNLFWAGRKAAFPAVGRISPDYLCMDGTIPRGALPKALARIRDLSEKYQLGVANVFHAGDGNLHPLILYDANKPGEIERAEAFGADILRACVEFGGVLTGEHGVGIEKRDLMGEMFSEIDLNQQQRLKCAFDARGLLNPGKVFPTLHRCAELGRMHVHGGKLAFPDLPRF; translated from the coding sequence ATGGCCATCATGATGCCGGCTTCCGATCAGGCGGTTCTGGAACGCCGGGAGGCCATCGTCGCCGCTCTTCGCGCGATCGTGCCGGGCGAGGGCGTGATCGACAGCGCGGCCGAGATGCTGGCCTATGAGTCCGATGGTCTCACCGCCTACCGGCAGCCGCCGATGGTCGTGGTGCTGCCCGATACCACCGAACAGGTATCCAGGGTCCTCAAATACTGCTTCGAACAGGGCATCAAGGTGGTGCCGCGCGGCTCCGGCACGTCGCTGTCCGGCGGCGCGCTGCCGCTTGTGGACGGCGTGCTGCTGGGCCTGGGCAAGTTCAAGCGCATCCGCGAGATCGATTTCGACAACCGCGTGGTGGTGACCGAGCCCGGCGTCACCAACCTCGCCATCAGCCAGGCGGTGGCGCATGCCGGCTTCTACTACGCGCCCGATCCTTCCTCGCAGATCGCCTGCTCGATCGGCGGCAATGTCGCGGAGAATTCCGGCGGCGTGCATTGCCTGAAATACGGCATGACCACCAACAACGTGCTCGGCTGCGAGATCGTGCTGATGTCGGGCGAGATATTGAGGATCGGCGGCAAGGCGGCCGAAAACGCAGGTTACGACCTGATGGGCATCATCACGGGCTCAGAGGGCCTGCTCGGCGTGATCACCGAGATCACGGTGCGAATCCTGCAGAAGCCGGAGACGGCCCGCGCTCTGATGGTCGGCTTTGCCGAGGTCGAGGCAGCCGGCGAATGCGTGGCACGGATCATCGGCGCCGGCATCATTCCCGGCGGCATGGAAATGATGGACAAGCCGGCGATCCACGCCGCCGAAGCGTTTGTTCACGCCGGCTATCCGCTCGACGTCGAGGCGCTTCTGATCATCGAACTCGATGGTCCGGGCGTGGAGGTCGACGAATTGATCAAGCGGGTCGAGGCGATCGCGCAAGGCTGCGGCTCGACGAGTTGCCAGATTTCGACGTCCGAGGCCGAGCGCAATCTGTTCTGGGCCGGCCGCAAGGCGGCGTTTCCGGCGGTGGGACGGATTTCGCCCGACTATCTCTGCATGGACGGCACCATCCCGCGCGGTGCGCTGCCGAAGGCGCTGGCGCGCATCCGCGACCTCTCGGAAAAATACCAGCTCGGCGTCGCCAACGTGTTTCACGCCGGCGACGGCAATCTGCACCCGTTGATCCTTTACGACGCCAACAAGCCCGGCGAGATCGAGCGGGCGGAAGCTTTCGGCGCCGACATCCTGCGGGCCTGCGTCGAATTCGGCGGTGTGCTGACCGGCGAACATGGTGTCGGCATCGAGAAGCGCGACCTGATGGGCGAGATGTTTTCCGAAATCGACCTCAACCAGCAGCAGCGCCTGAAATGCGCCTTCGACGCGCGGGGCCTGCTCAACCCGGGAAAAGTGTTCCCGACGCTGCACCGCTGCGCCGAACTCGGCCGCATGCACGTGCACGGCGGCAAGCTGGCGTTTCCGGATTTGCCGAGGTTCTGA
- the glcF gene encoding glycolate oxidase subunit GlcF has protein sequence MKTDFSLAQLADPDIAEADKILRACVHCGFCTATCPTYVLLGDELDSPRGRIYLIKEMLEKDKPPTAEVVKHIDRCLSCLACMTTCPSGVHYMHLVDQARVRIEKDYSRPLAERALRAVLALVLPRPGLFRTSMIMARLARPFAALLPAKADATPGLMRRIKAMLALAPNSLPPPGPSGGSVFPAQGEKRGRVALLQGCAQQVLAPRINQAAINLLTRHGIEVVLVRDEQCCGALTHHLGQDGDALARARANIKVWKKEAEQGGLDAILITASGCGTVIKDYGFMLREDRDFASPAAQISALAKDITEYVAGIALAPSSQKGDVTVAYHSACSLQHGQKITGLPKELLSKNGFVVKDVPESHLCCGSAGTYNILQPDIASRLRDRKVANIATVKPDMIAAGNIGCMVQIAGGTSVPVVHTIELLDWATGGPRPGLN, from the coding sequence ATGAAGACCGATTTTTCACTGGCCCAGCTCGCCGATCCCGACATCGCCGAAGCCGACAAGATCCTGCGCGCCTGCGTGCATTGCGGCTTCTGCACCGCGACCTGTCCGACCTATGTGCTGCTCGGCGACGAACTCGACAGCCCGCGCGGGCGCATCTACCTGATCAAGGAGATGCTGGAAAAGGACAAGCCGCCGACGGCGGAGGTGGTCAAGCATATCGACCGCTGCCTTTCCTGCCTTGCCTGCATGACCACCTGTCCGTCCGGCGTGCACTACATGCATCTGGTCGATCAGGCGCGGGTCCGGATCGAGAAGGACTATTCGCGGCCGCTGGCCGAGCGGGCCTTGCGCGCGGTGCTGGCGCTCGTGCTGCCGCGGCCAGGCCTGTTTCGCACCAGCATGATCATGGCGCGGCTTGCCCGTCCCTTCGCGGCCCTGCTACCGGCGAAGGCGGACGCGACCCCCGGCCTGATGCGGCGGATCAAGGCGATGCTGGCGCTCGCGCCGAACAGCCTTCCCCCGCCGGGCCCCTCGGGCGGCAGCGTGTTTCCGGCCCAGGGCGAGAAGCGCGGGCGTGTCGCGCTGCTGCAGGGCTGCGCCCAGCAGGTGCTGGCGCCACGCATCAACCAGGCCGCCATCAATCTCCTGACGCGCCACGGCATCGAGGTCGTCCTCGTCAGGGACGAGCAATGCTGCGGCGCGCTCACCCACCACCTCGGGCAGGACGGCGACGCGCTGGCGCGGGCGCGGGCCAACATCAAGGTGTGGAAAAAGGAAGCGGAACAAGGCGGCCTCGACGCCATCCTGATCACGGCCTCGGGCTGCGGCACGGTCATCAAGGACTATGGTTTCATGCTGCGGGAGGATCGCGATTTCGCTAGCCCCGCAGCGCAAATCTCTGCGCTGGCAAAGGATATCACCGAGTATGTCGCCGGCATCGCGCTCGCGCCATCGAGCCAGAAAGGCGACGTCACCGTCGCCTATCACTCCGCCTGTTCGCTGCAGCATGGACAGAAAATCACAGGGCTTCCGAAAGAATTGCTTTCCAAGAATGGATTCGTGGTGAAAGATGTGCCTGAGAGCCATTTGTGTTGCGGTTCGGCGGGGACCTACAACATTCTCCAGCCCGACATTGCGAGCAGGTTGCGCGATCGAAAGGTCGCCAACATTGCGACAGTCAAACCGGACATGATCGCTGCAGGCAACATTGGGTGCATGGTGCAAATTGCCGGCGGTACGTCAGTTCCTGTGGTGCACACGATTGAGCTTCTCGATTGGGCGACGGGAGGTCCCAGGCCAGGATTGAATTGA
- a CDS encoding HPP family protein yields MKRDWRSAARKAISRNDHRNVLAGAVAGLGGAIAIGIMEWFSFAAHYPLAVIPFATSIVLVIGSPDVAPAQPRALIGGHVVSALVGLAVLKLTGPQAWAAAAAVGLSILAMYVTGTFHPPAGINPLLVVSGNLPWTFLLAPVLAGALLLTAFSYLWHRWVRRQPWPRRWL; encoded by the coding sequence ATGAAGCGAGATTGGCGCAGCGCGGCGCGTAAAGCGATCTCCCGCAACGATCACCGTAATGTCCTGGCGGGCGCGGTCGCGGGCCTCGGCGGCGCGATCGCCATCGGCATCATGGAGTGGTTTTCGTTCGCCGCGCATTATCCGCTCGCGGTAATTCCGTTCGCCACCTCGATCGTGCTGGTGATCGGATCGCCCGACGTGGCGCCGGCGCAGCCGCGCGCCCTGATCGGCGGTCATGTGGTGTCGGCCCTCGTCGGCCTCGCCGTGCTGAAGCTGACGGGACCGCAGGCCTGGGCAGCGGCGGCCGCCGTCGGCCTCTCGATTCTGGCGATGTACGTCACCGGGACCTTTCACCCGCCGGCAGGCATCAATCCGCTGCTGGTGGTCTCGGGCAATCTGCCCTGGACATTCCTGCTGGCGCCAGTGCTGGCCGGCGCGCTGCTGTTGACCGCCTTCTCCTATCTCTGGCACCGCTGGGTGCGCCGCCAGCCATGGCCGCGGCGCTGGTTGTAG
- a CDS encoding FAD-binding protein, whose product MDTLKVRDANDVEEVVRAAIASEQPLEIIGHGTKRLIGQPMATNAVLDVSALNAVTSYEPNELIITVQAGAPLADVQSLIDSKSQQFAFEPIDTSALTGVSGSGTIGGMIGSGLAGPRRIKAGGARDHLLGAHAVSGFGDSFKTGGRVVKNVTGYDLCKLLTGSWGTLAVMTEVTLKVMPRPESERTLVLAGLDDVAANRAMTAALGSPFDVSGAAHLPNSAFRPATGALADLASEGRAVTLLRLEGIAASVADRATSLGKTLAPFGAVEMLEDAASATLWSAIRDVQPFAASGALGAWPVWRIVCPPASGGALGQALARETGGDVIYDWGGGLIWAALPPKPDALAAMVRRRVEAAGGHASLIRAPEATRRNVDVFHPQSGGVAALSERVRNSFDPKIILNRGRMVKGSAA is encoded by the coding sequence GTGGACACCCTGAAAGTACGTGACGCCAACGACGTCGAAGAAGTCGTACGCGCTGCGATCGCCAGCGAGCAGCCGCTGGAGATTATCGGCCATGGCACCAAGCGGCTGATCGGCCAGCCGATGGCGACCAACGCGGTGCTCGACGTCTCGGCGCTCAATGCCGTCACCTCCTATGAGCCGAACGAGCTGATCATCACGGTGCAGGCGGGCGCGCCGCTCGCCGACGTGCAGTCGCTGATCGATTCCAAGAGCCAGCAATTCGCCTTCGAGCCGATCGATACGTCGGCGCTGACAGGCGTATCCGGTAGCGGCACGATCGGCGGCATGATCGGCTCAGGCCTTGCCGGTCCGCGCCGCATCAAGGCCGGCGGCGCCCGCGATCACCTGCTCGGCGCGCATGCGGTGTCCGGCTTCGGCGACAGCTTCAAGACCGGCGGACGGGTGGTGAAGAACGTCACCGGCTACGATCTCTGCAAGCTCCTGACGGGATCGTGGGGCACGCTGGCGGTGATGACGGAAGTCACGCTGAAGGTGATGCCTAGACCTGAGAGCGAGCGCACGCTGGTGCTCGCAGGCCTCGACGATGTGGCCGCGAACCGGGCGATGACGGCGGCGCTCGGCTCGCCGTTCGACGTCTCGGGCGCGGCGCACCTGCCGAATTCGGCGTTCCGCCCCGCGACCGGCGCGCTTGCGGACTTGGCGTCCGAGGGGCGGGCGGTCACGCTGTTGCGGCTCGAAGGCATCGCGGCTTCGGTCGCGGATCGCGCCACGTCGCTGGGCAAGACGCTCGCGCCGTTCGGGGCGGTGGAAATGCTTGAGGACGCTGCCTCGGCAACACTCTGGAGCGCGATCCGCGACGTCCAGCCTTTCGCCGCAAGCGGCGCGCTCGGCGCCTGGCCGGTGTGGCGGATCGTCTGTCCGCCGGCATCCGGCGGCGCGCTCGGGCAGGCGCTGGCGCGCGAGACAGGGGGCGACGTGATCTATGATTGGGGCGGCGGGCTGATCTGGGCGGCGTTGCCGCCCAAGCCGGACGCGCTGGCCGCGATGGTGCGTCGGCGCGTCGAGGCGGCCGGCGGCCACGCCTCGCTGATCCGCGCGCCCGAGGCGACCAGGCGAAATGTCGACGTCTTCCATCCGCAATCCGGCGGCGTCGCGGCGCTGAGCGAGCGCGTGCGCAACAGCTTCGATCCGAAGATCATCCTCAACCGCGGCCGGATGGTGAAGGGGTCTGCGGCATGA
- a CDS encoding ABC transporter ATP-binding protein/permease gives MKNLRSTLATVWRIAIPYFRSEDKWAGRGLLAAVIAIELAIVGINVLINQWNSRFYNALQERNWDSFVSEIIYFSVLAAAFILLAVYQLYLNQWLQIRWRRWMTAHYLADWLHEANHYRMQLQGDAADNPDQRMTEDVKLFVDRTLNIGVGLLSSIVTIASFVTILWGLSNAAPLHMFGQDIAIPGYLVWGALIYSVLGTILTHLIGWPLVGIDFRQQQYEADFRFNLVRVRENSEQIALLNGEAAERERLLVRFGRVVENWLAIMSRTKKVTAFTASYNQASVIFPYVLVAPAYFAQKIQLGGMMQTASAFSNVQGALSFFITIYRQLAEWQAVVNRLDGFEAGIVAAGELATRKERIHVVNAGDGAIDLKDLTLRLPNGTPLVNADGFSLRRGERTLLTGPSGSGKSTLFRAIAGIWPFGSGSIAVPAGATLMMLPQRPYFPTGTLQAAIEYPAKEGAFTPAQISQTLELVGLPKLASQLDEHGHWNRTLSLGEQQRLGLARALLHVPQYLFLDEATASLDEPSEAALYRLLEAKLPATTIISIGHRSTLDAFHDRNVVLARAGDGFALQDSKSAAAS, from the coding sequence GTGAAAAACCTTCGCTCGACACTCGCCACCGTGTGGCGCATCGCCATCCCGTATTTTCGCTCCGAAGACAAATGGGCCGGCCGCGGCCTGCTCGCCGCGGTGATCGCCATCGAGCTCGCCATCGTCGGCATCAATGTCCTGATCAATCAGTGGAACAGCCGTTTCTACAACGCACTGCAAGAGCGTAACTGGGACTCGTTCGTCAGCGAGATCATCTATTTCAGTGTCCTTGCCGCCGCTTTTATTCTGCTGGCGGTCTATCAGCTCTATCTCAATCAATGGCTGCAGATCCGCTGGCGGCGCTGGATGACCGCGCACTATCTCGCTGACTGGCTGCACGAGGCGAACCATTACCGGATGCAGCTTCAAGGCGACGCCGCCGACAACCCCGACCAGCGCATGACCGAAGACGTCAAGCTGTTCGTCGATCGCACCCTCAACATCGGCGTCGGCCTGTTGAGCTCGATCGTCACGATAGCATCCTTCGTTACGATCCTGTGGGGGCTTTCCAACGCGGCGCCGCTGCACATGTTCGGGCAGGACATTGCCATCCCCGGTTACCTCGTCTGGGGCGCGCTGATCTATTCGGTACTCGGCACCATCCTGACCCATCTGATCGGCTGGCCGCTGGTCGGCATCGACTTCCGACAGCAACAATACGAAGCGGATTTCCGTTTCAACCTGGTGCGCGTGCGGGAAAATTCAGAACAGATCGCACTGTTGAACGGAGAAGCCGCGGAGCGCGAACGCCTGCTCGTTCGCTTCGGACGCGTGGTGGAGAACTGGCTCGCCATCATGAGCCGAACCAAGAAGGTGACGGCGTTCACGGCCAGCTACAATCAGGCTTCGGTGATCTTTCCCTATGTGCTGGTGGCGCCGGCCTACTTCGCGCAGAAGATCCAGCTCGGTGGCATGATGCAGACCGCATCGGCGTTTTCGAACGTGCAGGGCGCGCTGTCGTTCTTCATCACCATCTATCGCCAACTGGCGGAGTGGCAGGCTGTGGTCAATCGCCTCGACGGGTTCGAGGCAGGGATCGTGGCGGCGGGCGAACTGGCAACCCGCAAGGAGAGGATTCACGTCGTCAACGCGGGCGACGGCGCCATCGACCTCAAGGATTTGACGCTGCGTCTGCCGAACGGAACGCCGCTGGTGAACGCGGACGGATTCAGCTTGCGCAGAGGCGAGCGTACGTTGCTGACGGGCCCGTCGGGCTCCGGCAAATCCACGCTGTTCCGCGCCATCGCCGGCATCTGGCCGTTCGGCTCCGGCTCGATCGCCGTACCGGCGGGGGCGACCTTGATGATGCTGCCGCAGCGGCCGTATTTCCCGACCGGAACGCTGCAAGCAGCGATCGAATACCCCGCCAAGGAAGGCGCGTTCACGCCCGCTCAGATCAGCCAGACGCTGGAATTAGTGGGATTGCCGAAGCTCGCGTCGCAACTCGATGAGCACGGGCACTGGAATCGAACGCTGTCGCTCGGAGAGCAGCAGCGCCTTGGCCTGGCGCGGGCGTTGTTGCATGTGCCGCAATACCTGTTCCTCGACGAGGCGACGGCGTCACTCGACGAACCTTCGGAAGCGGCGCTGTATCGCCTGCTCGAAGCTAAATTGCCGGCGACCACCATCATCTCGATCGGCCATCGTTCGACGCTCGATGCCTTCCACGATCGCAATGTCGTGCTTGCCCGCGCCGGAGACGGATTCGCGCTTCAGGACAGCAAGAGCGCCGCCGCGTCGTAG
- the cycA gene encoding cytochrome c-550 CycA, protein MKISTLTALVVVTSLAAASGALAQDAAAGKTSFNKCLACHAIGEGAKNKVGPVLNGLDGRKSGTIEGYSYSEANKNSGITWGKDVFLEYIKDPRAKIPGTKMIFAGIKNEKEAGDLWAYVSSFDKDGKQK, encoded by the coding sequence ATGAAAATATCGACTTTGACCGCCCTGGTCGTCGTTACCTCATTGGCCGCGGCATCGGGCGCGCTGGCGCAGGACGCCGCCGCGGGCAAGACCTCGTTCAACAAATGCCTGGCCTGCCATGCGATCGGCGAAGGCGCCAAGAACAAGGTCGGCCCGGTACTGAACGGGCTCGATGGCCGCAAGTCCGGTACCATCGAGGGTTATTCCTATTCGGAAGCCAACAAGAACTCCGGCATCACCTGGGGCAAGGATGTGTTCCTCGAATACATCAAGGACCCTAGGGCAAAGATTCCCGGCACCAAGATGATCTTCGCCGGCATCAAGAACGAGAAAGAAGCCGGCGATCTCTGGGCCTATGTCTCCTCGTTCGACAAGGACGGGAAGCAGAAGTGA